The Ananas comosus cultivar F153 linkage group 4, ASM154086v1, whole genome shotgun sequence region GTCTGGGGGCTATTGGAGAAATTTACCACGTGAGAGATACTTTTTGCAATGCCAGCAATTGAAAGGAAGATCATTATCGAGTTCAAAAACAACAGAAACGATAATGATCAGCGTGAAGCATTCTACACCATCTTCACATAATGTTGTCGTGATGCATAAACATGAAAATTGTAGGTTTTGCATTAATCTTCAATAAACTCTGGTTTATAGGATTCTTGAAGGAAGTTCGGATGGAGGCTCTAGCTGGGAGGTCTTGGACAGGCAGAGCTCTCAGATATTTGAAAAGCGCTTCTTGCGAAAAACATTTGAAGTGCAGAGAAGATCTGCGTGTAACGCATTCCGGTAAGATTTATTTTATACGTAAGGATCTTCTTTTAATTCCTGCACCTTCATCTTGATTTATGCTAATGGATTGCCAGGTTTCGGTTTTTGCGCGTCAGAGATCCTAATAGTAATTCTAGATTTCAGATAGGTGGTATCGACCTTTATGCAAAAAGCAGTTAATTTTGAGACTTGCATGTGAATTGTAATTCAAGTGTGCAAGTTATACCGGAAAACAAATCGTATGTAATATGAAAGTATATGGCATAAAATTGCTGGTGTCAGGgctttttcttgttttatttttcttctttttttcagtGATGATCACTCAGAATGCTATTTATACCAATGATTTGGAATCAAATTATAAGTAAATGTTATGAGTTTCTGAATGAGGGTGAGATGCCTTTCATATTCTTGTTTGGGACTCGTGAAAAtcatgataattaattaatgatggCACTGGAATTTATTGATGAAggattttttcctctttcttttgcaattttaataGAAATTATGCAAGTAAAACAGTCAAATTTGAAGGTAATGAAGAAGTACAAAAAAGATCTTGGCGTGGAAGATGATGGTACTTTTCTGTAATTTGTTGAAGAGAAGAAGGGTCAAGGGAGGACATTGCTTTGATTCTTGACCATTCTAAGGAGATGTGTGGGGCCTTAAAAATCTTAATATTCCCTAAGTTTAAAATCACAATACTGATATTTAGAAGTGCATCATCATCCTGCTTGGAACTGACTTCACTCATGTTGCAATGCGCTGTGATTTTGTCGGAAATCATAATTTCATTTCTCTCCTTCACTACAGCAGAAATTTTTTACTGTAGTATTTAAACTCTGTTTGGATGGGCGAATATCTTATTTGCATGGCTCTGTCATTTATTCAACAAGCTTGTTACATTTGGTAGATGGAGATTAGTTGTTGGTAAGATATATTTGGcctttaaataattatttcgaaATAAGAGAAGTTATGTTGTTTGTgcaatatatttttaacttaatcATAAATATCAAGATTTTGAAGAGCGAAATTCAACCCCTAGTTTCCAACTAGAGATGTCAATTCAGCCCACTGTTCACGAACTAATTCGTGTTCGGCTTAAAATGAACTTGAGATCGAattgctcgtttaataaatgagccaaaTATGAGctgggtcagctcgctcgtattcggctcgataacagctcgcatacatatattttatatttatataagttatgtatttattatttgagttttagtccaacctaaatataaagtccaactcaattataaaaatatccgGTTAGGTTATGTgtaaagttttaactattaaatcaaagtctaataggtaagatctcataaatttgttttttatacatattctttttaatcttttaacttGTTGTTCGTGAACTAGTTCGTTCGTGTTTGGCtcattaataaatgagccgaatatgagttgaatttttcagttCGATACTTTAATAAGCCACCTCGAGATCGGTTTGTTTAcgaaacgagccgaacacgagttggccccgctcgtgttcggctcgttgatgCCCCTACTTCCAACAACATACGGAAATTTTCATACgggctaaatttttattaatttttctattctcACATCCAGTCATgacctaaattaaaaaaagggaaaacttcaaatatccctcttatggttttactttttctcactttagtaccctgtggtttaaagtgtataagttagtaccgtgtggttttgcactttttcactttagtactctatgatttaaagcgtatcaagttagtaccctatatttttgcactttcttactttagtaacctgttgtttcgcactttctcattttagtactctgtgatttaaaaatcacaagatactaatttgatacactttaaaccatagggtagtaaagtgagaaagtgcgaaatcactggatactaacttgatacactttaaaccacagggtactaaaatgaaaaagtacgaaactacaggagaggtttttgaagtttttccttaaaaaaaaatgttggataagatattcatacattttaaagACAGCAAAAGAAAATCCTCCTAGTATTAAAAATGCATACTATGATCTTGTTCAGCCGAGTAATGCAGCAGTGCTCCTCTCTcttttgtgtgttttttttaagAGTTGCACGAGAAAAGACACACACAACCGCAAACTATTCGCTAAATTGGCTCCTAAAATTGCAGGTGCTGAAAGCGGGAGCAAATTAGGTCccgtttattttgatataagtggagggatggaactcaagttctataatttttgttatttattttggtataagtgaaaaatataatgtaactcaagttacgttacaCCTctacttcacctactctcgacttccttCTCTAAAGTGCCAAATtcgacttccaccacactcaatcttctctaaaaaatttattaaacagtaaaatctaaactctGCTTTCTTTATAATgagttagaattaccttatttataataaattagaattacctttaaataataataaaaaatttaattatataataggttaaattttataacggTAAATTTGccactatatttaggagataacgaGATCcatttacttacatcaaaataaacaacgaaactcaaaaaactaattttatcagcaccaaaatacatcaaaacaaataaaaaaaacttgaatttaactTTTAGACTATACGAATTACgtcaaaataaacaacaaaaaaataataacccttcagaaaaatttaaatactactTTCTTACGTTGGATGTAcggattcgtcaatccaaatgACTAAGGTCGCTGATAACAAAAGCATCAGCAGTCAGCAGTTTGGGCCAAACAGGAGCAGTTTCTTGTGCGACTTGCTAGCTGGTCCACCACGCTTTTCAAgtagtaattaaataaataaataaaaactctcACTCACGACGTTCCTCCCGTCGTCCGcgcagtagtagtagtagtatacACTACACCGAACGCATGGTGGGATGGCAGCCGTGGCGCTCCCACAGACCGCCCACCACgtcgtctcctcctcctcggcgtcCGCCTTCGCCATCCGGCGCGCCTCCTCCCCTCTCGAAGCCCTCTCCCTCTTCAaactccgcctcctccgccgccgccccgctccCCCGGACCCCTTCGACCCCCACGCCGCCGTCTTCCTCCTCAAATCCCTCTCCCCTCGCCACTCCCACTCCCCGCGCTTCCTCCACGCCTTCCTCCTCAAGACCTCCCTCCTCTCCCACCCCCACGTCGCCTCCGCCCTCCTCCACTCCTANCCCCCTCCCTCGCCCGCCTCCTGTTCGACGAAATCCCCCGCCCAAACCTCGTCCTCTTCAAcaccctcctctcctccctctcccgcTCCTCCGCCCCCCTCTCCTccgccctctccctcttccacTCCATCCCCCACAAGGACCTCGTCTCCTGGTCCGCCCTCCTCTCCGCCTGCCTCGCCCGCTCCCGCCccgccctcgccctctccctcttccgcCGCATGATGACGTCCCATACTCAATCTGTCTCTGCCCGGCTGCTCCCCGACCCGCAGATGCTCGTCACCGTGCTCTCCGCCTGCGCGGCCGCCTCCTCGCCCTCCCTCTCCAGGTCCGTCCACGCCTACGCCGAGCGCCGCGGGATGGACACCGGCTCCCACCTCGGCACCGCGCTCGTCGACTCCTACGCCAAGTCCGGATTCCTCAAATCCGCATTCCGCGTCTTCGACCGCGTCCCCCCCGCCCGCCGGAACGTCATGCACTGGACTGCCATGATCTGCGGCCTCGCCGCGCACGGCCACGGCAGAGTGGCCATTGCATTCTTCGATGATATGCGCCGCTCCGGCGTGCGCCCCAACGAGATCACCTTCACCGGGGTGCTCAATGCTTGTTGCCAAATTGGCCTCATCGACGAAGGGCGGAGGTTCTTCGCAGTTATGGCCGAGGAGTACGGCATCGAGCCCGGAATTCACCATTACGGGTGCATGGTCGATTTGTTCGCCAAGGCCGGGCGGTTGGAGGAGGCGTACGCGATCATCCAGAACATGAGGGTTGAGCCCAACATTGTCTTGTGGACCTCCTTCTTGGCGGCGTGCAAGAAGCACAAGAATTTCGAGATCGCCGAGGAGGGGATCGAGACGGTCATGAGCATGGCGGTTCCCGATGAGGACGGCGGGGTGTATACGCTCGTGTCGGATTTGTACGCTCTGGGTGGGCGGTGGGACGACGTGGGGCGTGTGAGGAAGCTGATGGATGAGTCCAGGGTTAGAAAAAGCAGAGGGTCGAGCTTCATTGCGGTGGATGAGTGCAGAAGCTCCGTGAATTGATTTGTTCTAATAGAAGAAGATGACGATGATTTTGGTGTCGAATCTGAACGGTAACCACTGCTTTGGAGAGATCATCGGGAGCTCCGGATTATTAATTCGGAGATTGGAAGAGAAAGCGGAGGAATCTACTAAATGAATTCTTGCTGAGATGGCTCAGATAGCTGCACAATTTATCACTTGATGGATCTCAATAGAGTAACAGATGTATTTATTTGGCGATATGCTCAATAAGCTGGTCGGAGAACCATCTTAAGCGAAATGTGGCATCGAAAATGAGACAAAAAGCTTTTGAAGGAACCAAGATGATTTGGTTTTGGGAAATCAGCTAACGTCCTGACAAAGTAATTCAGATCCGTCGAGAGACATTAGCTGTGTTTGAATTCAGGAGCTTGTCACAATCGCTTTGTTGTTGTTCAATACTTTGGAAGGCAAAATGCAAGGAAAGATTTGTGCAACAGTGCCAGGTGTTTCTCCTTTCAACTGCGTCAGGTTAGTCAGAAATGAGCCTATTTGAgtttaagtaaattaatttaCAGCTTTGCATGAATCACAGAACTCAACTCTAGGAATATCAGAGCTCTTTTCTTCATCATAAGTTTGAATTTGTCCATAGATGCAATGCAGTAACATTTAGGACTTGCCTGTCTGACATCTAATGTATTAACCAATTCTTTTGGAATTAGCCAAGAGATGCCAGTATGCTACCACTCCCAATAATTTGTTTTGACATGTATTCTTTATTCTTGTTATGGATATCTCTTTAGAATTTGTTCGGTAAAAGGAAATGGCTCTCTTGGTGTATCTTCAACGTCAATTTATCTTTCAGAATCGTCCTCTGCTTGGAGAGTAACTTCTTTGTTGGTGTCATCATTATACAAATTTAACCCCTACATCGAGCATCCAGAAAGAATTAAGGCGCCACGGCAGTCACTATCTTTAGAATTAGCTTTGAAGAAACTCAAGAAGAATATCATCTGAAACAAGAAAATGAAATATAAGCTTTTGTGCTTCTTTGGACTGAAGCAAGCTCAACTTTTAAAAGCTTTTCTCTTACATACTTTTTGTCAAAgttaataaaagaatatatagcGTTGTTGTATAAATAGATCTTTGTATCATAAGACATACCAAGGGCTGGAAAATGATTTAATGCAAACTGGATTAGTAGATTGGTAAGCATCACATGTAATTAGGTAAagttttttaaaagtatagctTATCCTATGTTTGTAATGGTGGAAACAAGCTCTTAGCCATTAGTATAAAGGAATCCTAACGCGAATACAAACCAGAGAATGCATATGTAACTGTATTCTAGTGTGCTTGTTGGCAGCAACATAACCTTGAATTTATTAATAGAGCAGTGAGATCCTTTATCCAACTAAATAACAAGACATGCAAATAAATTTAGATGGCAAGCACAACTGTACAAGTACTAGATAGCTCAGAAGTCCAAACAAAGTACTGAGAAGGTGAATTAACAACAATGGAGCTACAAAATAGCGAAGAAAAAGACAGTTTAATACACGACGCAAGCACATCATTTTCACAGGACAAGGCAAATATTTAGAAGCGTCCCAAATGGAACGCTCTTAAAATCCGAACACCGATGAGCCAGATGGAGAAATGAAAGGTGAGCTTGCCAAAGAACGAGGAACTGCATTCCGATTGCCCTAGGAGAAGGGGGTAATCGATGGGCCAGGTGCAAAATGGAAAGCTGAGCTTGTCAAAGAACAAGGAGCTGCTTTTCGATTGCGATTGCACAAGATGACCCTCTTGAAGCTGGCATCAGAATTTTTCGGGCAGTTCTTTGGCATGGCCCTGAAGTGAACTCCGATAGCGTGGAGATAGTTATAATCGGAACGCCCGAAGAACCCACATGCTTTGTTCTCCATCACTTTGAAGTGGAAACAACTAGCTGCGATTGCATCGGACTCACCGCATCCAAAGGTTGCAAATGATCTTTTGTTGCTACTGAATTTCAGAGACTTTATGACAGTCGGTGGTTTGTGGGGCTGCACCCCCCGGAAACACCCACTTATCTCTGTTAGATACTCCGAAGGATGGTCCAGTTGAATCTGCATTGGCATGATAACTGTAGTGAATGCTGCAAACATGTTATTCTGTGAACATTGTAACCACACACATGCACTTGGGTGAATCAATTcacaaatgtaaataaatattatactgATTAAGTGTGTTCTCGTAGGTAACAATATGTATTTTACTGATTATGTGCGTTCTAGGAAAACAATAACTTGATATATAATCATCATCGATTCTCAGCAAATACCATCCTTTTTGCTCCCTCTTTACAACCACCTAATGCATTCAATATGTGTTTCTACTTTTTATACTTCATCCTCTTTCCTTTTTCGGCCAAATGCTAAAAAAGAAAGGCAACAGAAATTATCCCTATCCTTGTTTTTCTTATCTCAGTTCCTCTATTCTTCCTTGGTCCACTTTTTCACACTTTGGTCGCATCAACTTTACGTTGCTACTAAATCACTACTGAACAGAAAACTCCCTCTAGGATGTTGAGATTTAACCTAATCGTGTTGTAGATTAGAAAAATGTAGTATAGATGTAGAAAATTATAGTTAGAGGAAAAGAAGACATAGATTGAATTATTAGCAAAAGGGTAGAAAGACCTGACCTGTAGATGCCACTATTTCATACAAAAATGGACAGGAAGCAATTTTCCattaaactaaattaagttCAATAACAAACCTATTTGCTTTGTACCTCAACAAGCTAGCAATTTAATATCCACCAAACTGACTAGtcagaaagaggaagaagatctAATCTTGTGTCAA contains the following coding sequences:
- the LOC109708774 gene encoding pentatricopeptide repeat-containing protein At5g66520-like, whose translation is MAAVALPQTAHHVVSSSSASAFAIRRASSPLEALSLFKLRLLRRRPAPPDPFDPHAAVFLLKSLSPHLPPLPPPRRLRPPPLLXPSLARLLFDEIPRPNLVLFNTLLSSLSRSSAPLSSALSLFHSIPHKDLVSWSALLSACLARSRPALALSLFRRMMTSHTQSVSARLLPDPQMLVTVLSACAAASSPSLSRSVHAYAERRGMDTGSHLGTALVDSYAKSGFLKSAFRVFDRVPPARRNVMHWTAMICGLAAHGHGRVAIAFFDDMRRSGVRPNEITFTGVLNACCQIGLIDEGRRFFAVMAEEYGIEPGIHHYGCMVDLFAKAGRLEEAYAIIQNMRVEPNIVLWTSFLAACKKHKNFEIAEEGIETVMSMAVPDEDGGVYTLVSDLYALGGRWDDVGRVRKLMDESRVRKSRGSSFIAVDECRSSVN
- the LOC109709700 gene encoding jacalin-related lectin 19-like, whose product is MNIGRTGETFIKIGPRGGDHGCEWDDGYFDGVREILIWHGEEINAIQFVYDCKGTLVLSEKHGVDGTNFDHIQLDHPSEYLTEISGCFRGVQPHKPPTVIKSLKFSSNKRSFATFGCGESDAIAASCFHFKVMENKACGFFGRSDYNYLHAIGVHFRAMPKNCPKNSDASFKRVILCNRNRKAAPCSLTSSAFHFAPGPSITPFS